A single genomic interval of halophilic archaeon DL31 harbors:
- a CDS encoding GCN5-related N-acetyltransferase (PFAM: GCN5-related N-acetyltransferase~KEGG: nmg:Nmag_3927 GCN5-related N-acetyltransferase), giving the protein MGSDEIHELTTEAEWREAFPVLNQLRDHLTEEAYLTYLRDMREEGYRLFAAFDDEVIVAVAGVTPGTNFYNGRHLFVYDLVTRADRRSEGHGGRLMRFVEDWARDHGCETIVLESGRCREDAHRFYEEELDMERYCYSFKKDLDAV; this is encoded by the coding sequence ATGGGCAGCGATGAGATCCACGAGCTGACAACCGAAGCCGAGTGGCGTGAGGCCTTCCCCGTCCTCAATCAACTCCGCGACCACCTGACCGAAGAAGCGTATCTGACGTACCTACGCGACATGCGCGAGGAGGGCTACCGCCTCTTCGCGGCTTTCGACGACGAGGTGATCGTCGCCGTGGCGGGCGTGACTCCGGGAACGAACTTCTACAACGGGCGACATCTGTTCGTCTACGATCTTGTCACGCGAGCGGACCGGCGCTCGGAAGGTCACGGCGGTCGGCTGATGCGGTTCGTCGAAGACTGGGCACGGGACCACGGCTGTGAGACCATCGTTCTGGAGTCGGGACGCTGCCGAGAGGATGCCCACCGATTTTACGAAGAGGAACTCGACATGGAACGGTATTGCTACTCGTTCAAGAAGGATCTCGACGCGGTCTGA
- a CDS encoding protein of unknown function DUF6 transmembrane (PFAM: Protein of unknown function DUF6, transmembrane~KEGG: hvo:HVO_1714 putative drug/metabolite exporter family protein permease): protein MSLAALEKRVPPMAALAVAVVAVSTSAILVRWSTAPSVVKAFYRVVFTTALLLPWALGNYRGEFRQIRGRDLLVATLTGVALALHFVSWFESLRHTSVAASVTLVQSQPLFVAVGAWALLDERLTKRMLVGIGVALVGAAAMSLGDPLLAALGLINDGGGLSGTSTYGNLLALVGAVMAAAYVLAGRSLRQRISLVPYVVVVYLACSAVLLAIAVGQGAPLVDYPRREWLLFLGMAIGPGIFGHTVINWALAHLKSGVVSVSLLGEPVGSTLLAVLLLPGEIPTPTTVVGGTVVLFGIYLTAAARNHD, encoded by the coding sequence GTGTCGCTCGCTGCCCTCGAAAAGCGCGTCCCCCCGATGGCCGCGCTGGCCGTCGCCGTCGTCGCCGTCAGCACCAGTGCGATTCTCGTTCGCTGGTCGACTGCTCCCAGCGTGGTGAAGGCGTTCTACCGAGTAGTGTTCACCACTGCCCTGTTGCTCCCGTGGGCGCTGGGTAACTACCGCGGGGAGTTCCGCCAGATTCGTGGCCGTGACCTGCTGGTCGCTACGCTCACCGGCGTTGCACTCGCGCTGCATTTCGTCTCCTGGTTCGAGAGCCTGCGCCACACCTCCGTCGCTGCCAGTGTCACCCTGGTCCAGTCCCAGCCGTTGTTCGTCGCTGTCGGCGCCTGGGCGCTGCTCGATGAACGGCTCACCAAACGCATGCTGGTCGGGATCGGTGTGGCCCTCGTGGGCGCGGCCGCGATGTCCCTGGGTGACCCGCTGCTCGCGGCGCTCGGCCTCATCAACGACGGGGGCGGCCTCTCAGGAACGAGCACCTACGGGAATCTGCTCGCACTCGTCGGGGCGGTGATGGCCGCCGCCTACGTCCTCGCCGGGCGGTCACTCCGGCAGCGGATCTCGCTCGTGCCCTACGTCGTCGTGGTCTACCTCGCCTGCTCGGCGGTGCTGCTCGCCATCGCTGTCGGCCAAGGCGCACCGCTCGTCGACTACCCACGCCGGGAGTGGCTGCTGTTCCTCGGGATGGCTATTGGCCCCGGAATCTTCGGCCACACAGTTATCAACTGGGCGCTGGCCCACCTCAAATCCGGCGTCGTCTCCGTGAGCCTGCTCGGGGAACCGGTGGGGAGTACGCTACTTGCCGTGCTGTTGCTCCCCGGCGAAATCCCGACACCGACCACCGTCGTCGGTGGGACCGTCGTCCTCTTCGGCATCTACCTCACTGCCGCCGCCAGAAACCATGACTGA
- a CDS encoding hypothetical protein (KEGG: hut:Huta_2900 hypothetical protein), with protein sequence MTDHPPANRQLSETEANRYRLSQTGLFLLTFAHALWSWPLVDALALFLGGAAVAFVVEAPAIRAGLFTHNLRPKIVGVPMTILLAWPAVVYPAVRVAEWLVTGAVAVAVVAAALATLADAVADPPAVADGAWAYHAEWIPGPWFRGVPWWNFAGWFVVVFVTAMLPSWL encoded by the coding sequence ATGACTGACCACCCACCCGCAAATCGACAACTCAGCGAGACGGAGGCGAACCGCTACCGACTGAGTCAGACCGGCCTGTTTCTGCTGACGTTCGCCCACGCCCTCTGGAGCTGGCCACTCGTGGACGCACTGGCGCTCTTTCTTGGCGGGGCCGCCGTCGCGTTCGTCGTCGAGGCGCCCGCAATTCGGGCGGGGCTGTTCACGCACAATCTCCGACCCAAAATCGTAGGCGTCCCGATGACGATTCTCCTCGCCTGGCCTGCCGTCGTCTATCCTGCCGTCCGAGTCGCTGAGTGGTTGGTCACCGGTGCTGTCGCAGTCGCGGTAGTGGCTGCGGCGCTGGCGACGCTTGCGGACGCCGTCGCTGACCCGCCCGCCGTCGCCGACGGCGCCTGGGCGTACCACGCCGAGTGGATACCCGGGCCGTGGTTCCGCGGGGTGCCGTGGTGGAACTTCGCCGGCTGGTTCGTCGTCGTCTTCGTGACGGCGATGCTGCCGTCCTGGCTCTGA
- a CDS encoding cyclase/dehydrase (PFAM: Streptomyces cyclase/dehydrase~KEGG: hvo:HVO_1712 hypothetical protein), producing METYTRRTRVAAPLSDVWAFHSRIEGLETLTPGFLNLAVEAVYGPDGEQNPELLETGSEIQMSLQPFGLGPRQRWVSRITDREELKGRAWFRDEMLDGPFPHWIHTHTFFGDGDETVIEDRVEYELPLGPLKGPLGPLGIVGFEPMFRDRHKRTRAYFE from the coding sequence ATGGAGACGTACACCCGCCGGACACGCGTTGCTGCCCCGCTCTCGGATGTTTGGGCGTTTCACTCCCGTATTGAGGGATTGGAGACGCTCACTCCGGGATTCCTCAACCTCGCCGTCGAGGCCGTGTACGGCCCCGACGGCGAGCAGAACCCGGAACTGCTTGAGACGGGCAGCGAGATTCAGATGTCGCTCCAGCCATTTGGTCTCGGCCCGCGCCAGCGCTGGGTGTCACGCATCACCGATCGCGAAGAACTGAAGGGGCGGGCGTGGTTCCGCGACGAGATGCTCGACGGCCCGTTCCCACATTGGATCCACACGCACACGTTCTTCGGCGACGGCGACGAGACGGTAATCGAGGACCGTGTCGAGTACGAACTCCCGCTGGGGCCGCTGAAAGGACCGCTCGGCCCGCTGGGTATTGTTGGCTTCGAGCCGATGTTCCGTGACCGCCACAAGCGGACGCGGGCGTATTTCGAGTAA
- a CDS encoding hypothetical protein (KEGG: hla:Hlac_1776 hypothetical protein), with the protein MTDFGLDLERAEQELDDAAEGDVILGVLDGSSDPQEWIDAIGRGNVLLLAIKGDLNTLAAGFAREVRAEGGSLMHFRGFLVVTPEGVNIDSDRL; encoded by the coding sequence ATGACCGATTTCGGCCTCGACCTCGAACGCGCCGAACAGGAACTCGACGATGCGGCCGAGGGGGACGTGATTCTGGGCGTCCTTGACGGTTCGTCTGATCCGCAGGAGTGGATTGATGCCATCGGCCGAGGGAATGTCCTGCTGCTCGCCATCAAGGGTGACCTCAACACGCTGGCTGCAGGGTTCGCGCGTGAAGTCCGTGCGGAAGGTGGCTCACTGATGCATTTCCGCGGGTTCCTCGTCGTCACGCCCGAGGGGGTGAACATCGACAGCGACCGGCTGTGA
- a CDS encoding hypothetical protein (KEGG: hla:Hlac_1172 hypothetical protein) → MSGSNWTDAIVGERMAVDQQFSSDVRESSFSNQEWGLIMTAAEFEIADADDPEAARIVPDTSKVAAIMPEVEKMDQRMGGMGGGGGGSKNKSGITSTVKNALGLGGSKDDDGADPERVAAAEELLEAYAAALQEHLAEKGRWEQVRIAYQE, encoded by the coding sequence ATGAGTGGCTCAAACTGGACCGACGCAATCGTCGGCGAGCGGATGGCCGTCGACCAGCAGTTCTCCAGCGACGTGCGCGAATCGTCGTTCTCAAACCAGGAGTGGGGGCTGATTATGACCGCGGCCGAGTTCGAAATCGCGGACGCCGACGACCCGGAGGCGGCCCGTATCGTTCCGGACACCTCGAAGGTCGCCGCTATCATGCCCGAAGTCGAGAAGATGGACCAGCGGATGGGGGGGATGGGCGGTGGCGGCGGTGGGAGCAAGAACAAGAGCGGCATCACCTCGACAGTGAAGAACGCGCTGGGTCTCGGCGGGAGTAAGGATGACGACGGCGCCGACCCCGAGCGGGTGGCGGCAGCCGAGGAGTTGCTCGAGGCCTACGCCGCGGCGCTGCAGGAGCACTTAGCGGAGAAGGGCCGCTGGGAACAGGTCCGAATCGCGTATCAGGAGTAA
- a CDS encoding hypothetical protein (KEGG: hbo:Hbor_16670 hypothetical protein) — protein sequence MSRTIRRGTLFALYQLTVFVGIALLPVAMMAQRLGVPLPVGRAVEGTKAAYESSK from the coding sequence ATGAGCCGAACTATCCGCCGCGGCACCCTGTTTGCCCTCTACCAGCTGACCGTATTCGTCGGGATCGCGCTGCTGCCAGTGGCCATGATGGCCCAGCGCCTCGGCGTCCCACTGCCGGTCGGCCGAGCCGTCGAAGGAACCAAGGCTGCCTACGAGTCCTCGAAGTAA
- a CDS encoding proteasome endopeptidase complex, beta subunit (TIGRFAM: Peptidase T1A, proteasome beta-subunit, archaeal~KEGG: hla:Hlac_0608 20S proteasome A and B subunits~PFAM: Proteasome, subunit alpha/beta), with protein sequence MRTPADPAGELDPLSGDQSNVFGPELGEFPHADKRRAEAAQDEGMKTGTTTLGIDTGDAVVLATDMRASLGHMVSSKDVQKVEQVHPHGALTIAGSVSAAQNLIETLRAESNLFEVRRGKEMSMQALSTLTGNLLRSGAFYIVSPILGGVDSEGSHVYSIDALGGTTEEDYAVSGSGSQFALGVLEQEYDDDLDIEGAKTVATKAIKSAMERDTASGNGINIAVVTDEGVEITKEKDIDSLL encoded by the coding sequence ATGCGAACACCTGCGGACCCAGCCGGCGAGCTCGACCCGCTGAGCGGCGACCAGTCTAACGTTTTCGGCCCGGAGCTGGGCGAGTTCCCCCACGCCGACAAGCGGCGCGCGGAGGCCGCCCAGGACGAGGGGATGAAAACGGGAACGACGACCCTCGGCATCGACACCGGCGACGCCGTCGTGCTCGCGACGGACATGCGAGCCAGCCTCGGCCACATGGTCTCCAGTAAGGACGTCCAGAAGGTGGAGCAGGTCCACCCCCACGGCGCCCTCACTATCGCCGGCTCCGTCTCGGCTGCCCAGAACCTCATCGAGACGCTCCGCGCCGAGTCCAACCTCTTCGAGGTCCGTCGCGGGAAGGAGATGTCGATGCAGGCGCTCTCGACGCTGACGGGGAACCTGCTGCGCTCGGGCGCGTTCTACATCGTCTCGCCCATTCTGGGCGGCGTCGACAGTGAGGGCTCGCACGTCTACTCCATCGACGCGCTCGGCGGGACGACCGAGGAGGATTATGCCGTCTCCGGCTCCGGTTCCCAGTTCGCACTCGGTGTGCTTGAGCAGGAGTACGACGACGACCTCGACATCGAAGGCGCGAAGACCGTCGCCACCAAGGCCATCAAGAGCGCGATGGAGCGTGACACCGCCTCCGGGAACGGTATCAACATCGCCGTCGTCACTGACGAGGGCGTCGAGATTACGAAAGAGAAAGACATCGACTCGCTGCTCTAA
- a CDS encoding hypothetical protein (KEGG: hbo:Hbor_16650 hypothetical protein), giving the protein MEDSLAQRVRDLGDVDADGFTKQVHNDAETVKQLLRDGAFDNHRSVVGLEYEFYAAADGRWADGEATDGTLMRVPRRLFDLLGFEKELGLHNAEMTTSPQPFNSYGLSAQAAEVRSRLSNARDCTKAEGMALVSDGIWTIPPAGETAREYLTDSVVDDSGTGEGVRVAANMSDAVRYHAMANGGQLETPLSIDAPNVDIEAETVMPESLITSIQPHYQMSFAADLPHYHSYALRVAGPLLALGVNSPFFPPDLYEEGVDVETILEDAWMEHRIAVFESVLNAGGAEKVSFPEDIETVEAAIDRIADDDVVVPMPVEGGDRFDDQFAAFRTKHGTYWRWVRPVFGGPSRGSANARLEFRPLPGQPTVSGTVAFLATFAGLMEELPRRGHPVEELSWKQAEENFYAAVRDGLDADLTWVTEEGVTQDTDELYDDLLAGAAAGLRSAGCTEREAEAYLEPLRFRVENRVTPASWQVDRVRERLANGDSFADAVTGAKREYIRTQSETFLEGSFADWH; this is encoded by the coding sequence ATGGAGGATTCCCTCGCCCAACGTGTGCGCGACCTCGGCGATGTGGACGCCGACGGGTTCACCAAACAGGTCCACAACGACGCTGAGACGGTGAAACAGCTGCTCCGGGACGGCGCGTTCGACAACCACCGCTCGGTCGTCGGGCTGGAGTACGAGTTCTACGCCGCCGCCGACGGCCGGTGGGCAGACGGCGAGGCCACCGATGGGACGCTGATGCGGGTGCCCCGGCGGCTGTTTGACCTTCTCGGTTTCGAGAAGGAGCTCGGCCTCCACAACGCCGAGATGACTACCAGCCCGCAGCCGTTCAATAGCTATGGGCTCTCCGCGCAGGCCGCGGAGGTGCGCTCGCGCCTCTCGAACGCCCGGGACTGCACCAAGGCCGAAGGAATGGCGCTTGTGAGTGATGGCATCTGGACCATCCCGCCAGCCGGCGAGACGGCCCGAGAGTATCTCACCGACAGCGTCGTCGACGACTCGGGCACGGGCGAGGGCGTCCGGGTCGCCGCCAACATGAGCGACGCGGTGCGGTACCACGCGATGGCCAACGGCGGCCAGCTGGAGACGCCGCTCTCCATCGACGCACCCAACGTGGATATCGAGGCCGAGACGGTGATGCCTGAGAGCCTCATCACCTCTATCCAGCCACACTACCAGATGAGCTTCGCGGCGGACCTCCCACACTACCACAGCTACGCGCTCCGGGTAGCAGGCCCCCTGCTCGCACTCGGGGTGAACAGCCCATTCTTCCCGCCGGACCTCTACGAAGAGGGCGTCGACGTCGAGACAATTCTGGAGGATGCGTGGATGGAGCACCGCATCGCCGTCTTCGAGTCGGTACTGAACGCAGGGGGCGCTGAGAAGGTGTCCTTCCCCGAGGACATCGAGACGGTGGAGGCCGCCATCGACCGAATCGCCGACGACGACGTGGTCGTCCCGATGCCGGTCGAAGGTGGCGACCGCTTCGACGACCAGTTCGCAGCCTTCCGCACCAAACACGGCACCTACTGGCGGTGGGTTCGCCCGGTGTTTGGTGGCCCATCCCGAGGGAGTGCGAACGCCCGACTGGAGTTCCGCCCGCTCCCCGGCCAGCCTACTGTCTCGGGGACGGTGGCGTTTCTTGCGACGTTTGCGGGGCTGATGGAGGAACTGCCGCGCCGCGGGCACCCTGTCGAGGAACTCAGTTGGAAGCAGGCCGAAGAGAACTTCTACGCCGCGGTCCGGGATGGGCTGGACGCCGACCTGACGTGGGTGACCGAGGAGGGCGTCACCCAGGACACCGACGAACTCTACGACGACCTGCTCGCGGGCGCCGCTGCTGGACTCCGGTCGGCGGGCTGCACCGAACGCGAGGCCGAGGCGTATCTCGAACCGCTGCGGTTCCGTGTCGAGAATCGGGTCACGCCGGCCTCGTGGCAGGTCGACCGGGTCCGCGAGCGGCTGGCCAACGGCGACTCCTTCGCGGATGCCGTGACCGGGGCCAAGCGGGAGTACATTCGGACGCAATCGGAGACGTTCCTCGAAGGGAGCTTCGCTGACTGGCACTGA
- a CDS encoding DNA ligase (KEGG: hbo:Hbor_16640 ATP-dependent DNA ligase I~manually curated~TIGRFAM: ATP-dependent DNA ligase~PFAM: ATP dependent DNA ligase, central; DNA ligase, N-terminal; ATP dependent DNA ligase, C-terminal~HAMAP: DNA ligase), whose protein sequence is MQFADFADRAAEIEAEPADLETVSLVATLFSDAGEELPVVARFLQGRVFPGWDTRTIDIGPRLCYETLAKAAGTNVTADDVEQRLAEEGEIGAVAAGLDLGGQQGLGAFTAGGGDDGPTLAEVDDALREVAAADGAGSEDAKLAALFGLFSRVSADEARYLARLVLGEMRIGVGEGTVRDAIAEAFDVETSLVSNALQVSNDYGRVAVLAQDEGAAGLAEMGLETGRPVQAMLAQAGTVTGALEEWKEAAAEIKFDGARVQLHHAPDGIAPPEADREPMADDPTVRLYSRNTSEVTAALPEIREYAEERLDAPAILDGEVVAVDEDGAPLPFQEVLRRFRRKHDVDRMREEVKLSLHAFDCLLDGRGDADDERGDEVGPDLLDASFRERHTRLSELLPDAASEARYSDDPEEIEAFEQAALAAGHEGIMLKRPESTYTPGDRGKDWLKRKPDVETLDCVVTGAEWGEGRRANEFGTFLLSVRDGDEYATVGKVATGITDEELADLTALLEPHVLKESGQTVTFRPAVVFEVGYEEIQASPTYSSGYALRFPRFVGVREDKSPADADSAERLERLAGDDPVAESN, encoded by the coding sequence ATGCAGTTCGCCGATTTCGCCGACCGCGCCGCCGAGATCGAGGCCGAACCCGCCGATCTCGAGACCGTCTCACTGGTCGCCACGTTGTTCAGCGATGCGGGCGAGGAACTCCCCGTGGTTGCCCGCTTCCTCCAAGGGAGGGTGTTCCCCGGCTGGGACACCCGCACCATCGATATCGGGCCACGACTCTGCTACGAGACGCTGGCGAAAGCGGCAGGAACGAACGTCACCGCAGACGACGTGGAGCAACGACTGGCCGAGGAGGGTGAAATCGGTGCGGTCGCTGCAGGCCTCGATTTGGGTGGCCAGCAGGGGCTTGGGGCGTTCACCGCCGGCGGCGGCGACGACGGCCCGACACTCGCTGAAGTCGACGACGCGCTCCGGGAAGTCGCGGCCGCGGATGGCGCGGGCAGCGAGGACGCCAAACTCGCTGCGCTGTTTGGCCTCTTCTCCCGTGTGAGTGCCGACGAAGCCCGCTATCTCGCCCGACTCGTGCTCGGTGAGATGCGTATCGGTGTCGGCGAGGGCACGGTGAGAGATGCCATCGCCGAGGCGTTCGACGTCGAGACCAGCCTCGTCAGCAACGCGCTCCAAGTGAGCAACGACTACGGCCGCGTCGCAGTGCTCGCCCAGGACGAGGGGGCAGCCGGACTGGCGGAGATGGGGCTGGAGACGGGCCGGCCCGTGCAAGCGATGCTCGCGCAAGCGGGCACAGTCACGGGCGCGCTCGAGGAGTGGAAAGAAGCAGCCGCCGAGATCAAGTTCGACGGCGCGCGCGTCCAACTCCACCACGCCCCCGACGGAATCGCACCGCCGGAGGCCGACAGGGAGCCGATGGCAGACGACCCGACCGTCCGCCTCTACTCCCGGAACACATCTGAGGTCACGGCGGCGCTCCCGGAAATCCGAGAGTACGCCGAGGAGCGCCTCGATGCGCCAGCCATCCTCGACGGCGAGGTCGTCGCGGTGGATGAGGACGGTGCGCCGCTCCCGTTCCAGGAGGTGCTCCGGCGCTTCCGCCGCAAGCACGACGTCGACCGGATGCGCGAGGAAGTGAAGCTCTCGCTGCACGCGTTCGACTGCCTGCTCGATGGGCGTGGCGACGCAGATGACGAAAGAGGCGACGAGGTCGGGCCAGACCTGCTCGATGCCTCATTCCGTGAGCGTCACACTCGCCTCTCGGAACTGCTTCCGGACGCCGCGAGCGAAGCGCGCTACAGTGACGACCCGGAGGAGATCGAAGCGTTCGAACAGGCGGCGTTGGCCGCCGGCCACGAGGGCATCATGCTCAAACGGCCGGAATCCACCTACACGCCGGGCGACCGCGGGAAGGACTGGCTTAAGCGCAAGCCCGACGTCGAGACCCTCGACTGCGTCGTCACAGGCGCGGAGTGGGGTGAGGGGCGCCGGGCCAACGAGTTCGGCACGTTCCTGCTCTCAGTTCGGGACGGCGACGAGTATGCCACGGTCGGGAAGGTCGCAACGGGTATCACCGACGAGGAACTCGCTGACCTGACGGCGCTACTCGAACCCCACGTGCTCAAGGAGTCCGGCCAGACGGTCACCTTCCGCCCGGCGGTAGTGTTCGAAGTGGGCTACGAGGAGATTCAAGCCTCCCCGACCTACAGTTCGGGCTACGCGCTGCGGTTCCCCCGATTCGTTGGCGTCCGAGAGGACAAATCCCCGGCCGACGCCGACAGCGCCGAACGGCTGGAGCGGCTGGCCGGCGACGACCCTGTCGCGGAATCGAACTGA
- a CDS encoding zn-dependent hydrolase of beta-lactamase fold family (KEGG: hbo:Hbor_16570 zn-dependent hydrolase of beta-lactamase fold family) encodes MTVRHDTLSVTWYGYATTRIETDGGFVAYLDPGRYGVLTGEWTPVGGGNPKEAAHPRATNHRPQDADLVCVTHDHHYDSDGIRRVAGEDATIVVYEGVDPSNIDRDVEPVKELPGEVVRIGEADHLAVDGRDGVHEPHSSSLASQNAARSGDGADVWSVSAYNDPEGPRDGHPPGFGCGFRLSLGGRSVFWPGDSDALDAFAELEVSLFLANIAGTVVSNAEESAALAERMDPDLVLPVHYNTIEILQADSGSFARDVAKKGIPVVLDERQG; translated from the coding sequence ATGACCGTCCGCCACGACACCCTTTCTGTGACCTGGTACGGCTATGCGACCACCCGAATCGAAACCGACGGCGGCTTCGTCGCCTATCTCGACCCCGGCCGCTACGGCGTGCTCACGGGGGAGTGGACACCCGTTGGCGGCGGCAACCCGAAGGAAGCCGCGCACCCGAGAGCAACAAACCACCGGCCACAGGACGCCGACCTCGTCTGTGTGACCCACGACCACCACTACGATTCGGACGGCATTCGCCGCGTCGCGGGCGAGGACGCCACCATCGTCGTTTACGAGGGCGTGGATCCATCGAATATCGACCGAGACGTGGAGCCAGTCAAGGAACTCCCGGGCGAGGTCGTCCGAATTGGTGAGGCGGACCATCTCGCCGTCGACGGCCGGGACGGTGTTCACGAACCGCACAGCAGTTCGTTAGCCAGCCAGAACGCTGCGCGTTCTGGCGATGGCGCCGACGTGTGGTCAGTCTCGGCGTACAACGACCCAGAGGGGCCGCGGGACGGCCACCCGCCGGGCTTCGGCTGTGGCTTCCGCCTCTCGCTCGGCGGCCGCTCGGTGTTCTGGCCCGGAGATAGCGACGCGCTGGATGCGTTTGCGGAACTGGAGGTCTCGCTCTTTCTCGCCAACATCGCCGGCACCGTCGTCAGCAACGCCGAGGAGTCTGCTGCCCTCGCCGAACGGATGGACCCGGACCTGGTGCTCCCGGTCCACTACAACACGATCGAGATACTGCAGGCAGATTCAGGCTCGTTCGCCCGCGACGTCGCGAAGAAAGGAATTCCGGTCGTCCTCGACGAGCGACAGGGCTGA
- a CDS encoding Winged helix-turn-helix transcription repressor, HrcA DNA-binding domain protein (PFAM: Protein of unknown function DUF293, archaea~KEGG: hbo:Hbor_16490 transcriptional regulator, contains C-terminal cbs domains): MSSIELTTSQRKILRALVNLHGTAESAVKGEAIAEEVGRNPGTIRNQMQSLKALQLVEGVPGPKGGYKPTATAYETLDIQQMDEPASVPLTHEGEPVEGLNVEEIRLSSVHHPDLCRAELKLRGSVKQFHEGDRVRVGPTPLSKLVIDGIVDGKDSTANVLVLKIEGMEAPAEPTAH, translated from the coding sequence ATGTCCTCTATCGAGCTCACAACCAGCCAGCGGAAGATTCTTCGAGCGCTCGTCAACCTCCACGGGACGGCCGAGTCGGCGGTCAAGGGCGAAGCGATTGCCGAGGAAGTCGGTCGCAACCCCGGGACCATCCGGAACCAGATGCAGAGCCTGAAAGCGCTTCAGCTGGTTGAGGGCGTGCCCGGACCCAAAGGCGGGTACAAGCCGACCGCGACCGCCTACGAGACGCTCGATATCCAGCAGATGGACGAACCTGCGTCGGTCCCGCTGACCCACGAGGGCGAGCCTGTCGAGGGGCTCAACGTCGAGGAGATTCGCCTCAGCAGCGTCCACCACCCCGACCTCTGTCGGGCCGAACTCAAACTCCGCGGCTCGGTCAAGCAGTTCCACGAGGGCGACCGAGTCCGGGTCGGTCCGACGCCGCTCTCGAAGCTCGTCATCGACGGTATCGTCGACGGAAAAGACTCGACGGCGAACGTCCTCGTGCTCAAAATCGAGGGGATGGAGGCGCCGGCCGAACCCACTGCTCACTGA
- a CDS encoding NAD-dependent epimerase/dehydratase (PFAM: NAD-dependent epimerase/dehydratase~KEGG: hbo:Hbor_31640 nucleoside-diphosphate-sugar epimerase) has translation MKGKRILVTGGAGFIGSNLSNHLAKRNEVIALDNCYLGTPENLDDDVIFAEADVLDEELPTDVDAVFHLAALSSRQMLEENPQQGARVNIEGFVNVVEQAMEDGCETFVYATTSSIYGSQTDPCNEEMAVKAATGYDASMMGRERYAEYYSDFHGLTLAGMRFFSVYQGYGGNEEHKGEYANTISQFADKITEDESPVLWGDGTQTRDFTHVMDIVRGLELAAENELDGIYNLGVGNPFTFNEMVEMINDELGTDVPSEYEPVPLENYVYHTHADPSKFKQATGWEPEISFEEGVGMVCEPYKETESGQEEKERLTE, from the coding sequence ATGAAGGGCAAGCGGATTCTCGTTACCGGCGGCGCGGGGTTCATCGGGTCGAACCTCTCGAATCATCTCGCCAAACGGAACGAGGTCATCGCGCTGGACAACTGCTACCTCGGGACACCGGAGAACCTCGACGACGACGTCATTTTCGCCGAGGCGGACGTGCTCGACGAGGAGCTCCCTACCGACGTTGATGCTGTCTTCCACCTCGCGGCGCTCTCCTCCCGCCAGATGCTGGAGGAAAACCCACAGCAGGGCGCCAGGGTCAATATCGAGGGGTTCGTCAACGTTGTCGAACAGGCAATGGAAGACGGCTGTGAGACGTTCGTCTACGCCACCACCTCCTCCATCTACGGCAGCCAAACCGACCCCTGCAACGAGGAGATGGCGGTCAAGGCCGCGACTGGCTACGATGCCTCGATGATGGGCCGGGAGCGCTACGCGGAGTATTACTCGGATTTCCACGGACTCACGCTCGCGGGAATGCGCTTTTTCTCGGTCTACCAGGGGTACGGCGGCAACGAGGAACACAAAGGCGAGTATGCGAACACCATCTCCCAGTTCGCAGACAAGATCACCGAGGATGAGTCGCCGGTGCTCTGGGGCGACGGCACCCAGACCCGAGATTTCACCCACGTGATGGATATCGTCCGCGGCCTCGAACTCGCCGCCGAGAACGAACTCGACGGTATCTACAATCTCGGCGTCGGCAACCCCTTCACGTTCAACGAGATGGTCGAGATGATCAACGACGAACTCGGGACGGACGTGCCCTCGGAGTACGAGCCAGTCCCCCTCGAAAACTACGTCTACCACACCCACGCCGACCCCTCGAAGTTCAAGCAGGCGACGGGCTGGGAGCCGGAAATCAGCTTCGAGGAAGGGGTGGGGATGGTCTGTGAACCGTACAAGGAGACGGAGAGCGGGCAGGAAGAGAAAGAGCGGCTGACGGAGTAG